DNA from Delphinus delphis chromosome 8, mDelDel1.2, whole genome shotgun sequence:
CAGGGATGACGCTAGAATTCAGTGGGACCAGGGTCAATAGAAATGGGGCCACTAggaccctaggagaaatggtggtGGAGAATCAGGGCAGGGGAAGGGCCAATCAccaaggggtgggtggggagatgggagtGGAGGGCAAGACTCACTGCAGCAGCTCCAGGGAAGGGTGCTCCCGGGCAGCCTTGGCTAAGGCCAGGGCCGCTGTGTCGCCAGCGCCGTTGTAGGCCACATTCAGCTCCTGTAGCTGCTGGTTACGGTCTAGCTGGGCAGCCAGCAGCTCCAGGCCCTCATCCCCAAGGCCCGTGTGCAGCAGAGACAGGTGTTTCAGCGAGGTGTTTCCCGCCAGCCCCTCCACCAGCAGGGCCACACCCGCCGCCGTCAGTGGGTTGTTGGACAGCCTAGGGCCACAAGCACCCCAAGGTTATGAGGGCCCCTAGCAGATGTCCTGTGCTAAGCACTGGGACTTTGGCCAAAACGGTGCACCGCTTGGGGCAGAGACCAGCCTGGACGCAGAGAAATGCAGGCCCAGgtaaagagaatggagaaacGGGGGTGAGGCTCACCGtagaggagggagggtggggtggaagccggcttctccctcccctcctcccgccTTCCATTCTCCTTTGAgactcccctcttccctctccccttcctcgtTACCATGTTCCTTCTTGCTCCTTTTTCCCCCCCTTCCAGCCCCTGCTTCATCCTCCCTTCCTGTttccccatccccctctccctccctcctcattcACCTCCCCTTCCTCCAACCCAAAATCAGGAACCCAGCGTCTGGGTTGCTAGTAAATCAGTCAACACTTTGGGAGCATCTATTGAGTGCCCAGCGTCATGGTCATCCTTGTGAGGCGACAGGGAAAATCCTGGGAGGGAATCAGTGGCGTCGTTGCCAGGTAACCAGCCTGGGTGTtattccaccccccaccccaggctgcttTTAGCCAGGCAAGAGGCTTTTTTAGCACCAATTTATGGCTGGTGGCATCTTTCCCCCTGCTTGGCTGCTTGTACTAGACGTCGTGGGGTGGGGAGTAGGTCAAGGTCTACACTCCCGCCTTCTTTACTACAGCATGGGTGCGCCTGTTCCAGGCATGTTGGGAGGTGGGGAGCTCACCCTTGACCTTAGCTGGCCAGCAGGATGGAGCCCCCTCCCAGGGCACTCACCGCAGGGTGGTAACTTGGCACTGGTCATGCAGCAGCAAGTCTCGGAGGTCCTTGCAGGCCTCGGGGCCCAGGCTGTTGAGTTGCAAGCTGCAGCAGAAGGTGGGCAGAGAGGAGGTGAGAAACCAAGGAAGGAGTTCGGCATGGAGCCTGCCCACCCACCGGGCCCCTCCCTCACCATCCTGCCTCTTGTAGTCCACAGCTGTGTCCCCTTCTGTAGCTCTTGTCACCTCCACCCGTACCAGatctcaccccagcccctggtccTTCCTCACTCCCTTTGCTTTCCCAAGCACCTTCTCTTCCACGCGTGCACGAGGACAGGGCCTCACCCCAGCTTCCGGGCACGCAGGAAGACAGGCCTGAGCGTGCGCAGCCCGGCAGGATCCAGTTGGCAGGAGGCGAAGTTCACCTCGTCCAGGGCATGCCTTCCACTGCCCAGTACAGCTGCCACCACCATGCACTTGAGGGGTGTCATGCGCACGCCCGCCAGGTTGAGCTGGCGCAGGGAGCTGAGCACCTCGGCGGAGAAGCGCTGATTCTGGAACTCATAGTGGAAGAAGAGGTGGTCAAGGAGCTCTGAGGGGGGCAGCACCTGCCGGCCCAGCTTGCCCAGCTTCTTCTTGATGGCCTGGGCATTCTCCAGGGCATCCAGGGTCTTGATGGGGCAGCCAAGCTGAGCCAGCACTACCCGGTTATGGGCAGAGAGAAGCCCGCCCATGAACATGGGGAAAAGCTCAAAGACCTCATCCTCTGTGGGCTCGTCCGAGCGGCACCGGGGGCCCTCCACACCCAGGATACTGGCACCCATCTGGTCCAGGACGTCGTCATTGTAGTAGTCCTCCTCTCGGAACATCTCCAGCACCATGGCCTGGGCCACTGTCTCACGGCTCTTACCTACCACACGCCCGAACACACGTGGAACCAcctggaagagaagcagggtgagGGCGCTGCAGCCTACTGCGTGCTGTTCAGCCTTCTGGCCTAAGCTTAAGGTGCAGTCTTCCTGACTGCTCCAGCTTGGTGATCTCCTTAAACTTGAGCACGACTCGTCTGATCATACTATTCCCCCTGCTGCAGCACCTTccgtggctccccactgcccatgTGGAATATAAAACTTGGCGTAATTTGGCCCCAATGTGACCTTTCCGGCGTCACCTCTCAACACTCGTCTCACGTACTCCAGACACTgggaaattctttctttttcccaaacACCCCGTACATTTTCAAGTCCAAGCGCGGTGGGAAGGAGTTAGCATATATTATGCATTCAGCTTGGTACCGGGCTAGATGGTTTAAATACATCATCATCTTCAACACCATCATCGTCATCACAGCAGCGATGACGGATGCTGCTCCTACTGCTTCAGACCCTGCACGATTCGGCctcatgaaataaaattcatattttaaggaaagacaagaaaaatttaaacatgaaatttttctctgcccatttgggcctcctccctcccctccagtgtGCATGGTGCATCTGCACTATGCATTTAACTAGACCTCCCCCATGGCAGAAATACCCGCTCAATCATAAAGATCACTTTTTCGCCTTCTGGCGCCAGCCACGTAACTCCTtagaagataacattcctttctcaatcctgTAAGGAGTCACAGTGGCCCACCACTCGCCTTGTATATGCAGACATCTTCGGTGAACTTTATGTACAATGCCAATATATCATTTTCCTTAAAGATAGAGATTGGTGCAAAACAGACTGCTCAGAGACCTGAGGAGATACTGGGCCTCACCTTGTGGAAGATCTTAGCTTCAATACTTACTTATGATCCTATTAATACTACTAGCTATATTACTTGTATTTGCCTATTTTATAAGATTGctgtttcttgcattaccaaatgtgtgactgagtCTCAGATAAAATTAacgatgaggggcttccctggtggtgcagtggttgagagtccgcctgccgatgcaggggacacgggttcgtgccccgatccgggaagatcccacatgccgcggagcggctgggcccgtgagccatggccgctgagcctgcgcgtccggagcctgtgctccacaacgggagaggccacaacagtgagaggcccgcgtaccacacacaaaaaaaaattaacgaTGATTAGGTGACTTGAAACAATCGATCAAATATATAGTTCTATAAGATGAATGACtgtaatagtgtaactctagataAGGGAAGAAACAACAAGAGGGAACCGTTCCTTGGATCACAACGGACTAGTAAGAGGTCCAGAGGATTTTGGCTACTGTTAATGGGGTCTAGTCTACTAATAGCACATTGAGTGACCTATCGGTGAAATCCTTGCCTgacctgggaatgagcattcctagtGCTGTGGAACAAATAGGTCACgaaatgcctcccaaaccttGGTTGAAACTAAGACTGAAAGGGAAGggattgtaaaataaagaatgtcgcCCACCACCCAATTCTACGAAGTCAAGTcatcagccactgcagtcactgGCTACAACAACcttgaaaggaattcagggcgaAGATGAGGATAAGGTACTGTGTGCTTtgggaaaactgacagaactggtCCTTCGATatttcaggagaaatttttatGAACCCGGATTCTTGCATCtttccatacttagaaaagcactaaaaccattaactggGATGTCTGTTCCTCGTGACTAGGTGCAATTTTCTACTGCGATGTGTCTTTGATTACACATACCCCCGttgccaaaatcacatatattgaATACGTTGGCCTCCCTCTTTATGTCTTTGGCATAGTTCTCAAAACTCTCTGAGAGactgtctcctgggttataatcctcagatTGGCTTgaattaaaatttccatttctttcttagatgtgTTAGGGAACCGTTGACTAAAACCACCCACCTTGGCCAGGCACGATGATgaccacttgcatgagttgtctcacaacaggagtTCCCAATAAGGAACATGGTGCTGCTGTCAAAAACTAGAGAATTCAGGAGGGGccaaaaagagggaggagatgccaGCCCCATAATattgtcctaccaacctcccagaatccttggTGCTGGAATCCGTCTTGGCTGAGACAcgtgtgccaccaggaaggaccttGAGTCAGACTAAATAGGGGCCAACAAGATGaatggccagagacaacccagaaactaaccccattaccataaaacctgcgactacaagccacgtggcagagcagttctcctgggctcCCTTACACCACTGCTCTCTGCCTGGGTggcccttcccaataaagtcttttgctttgtcagtatgtgtgtctcctcagacaattgaTTTCCGAGTGTTACACAAGCACTTGCTctcagggacatccctggtggtgcagtggttaagaatccacctgccaatgcaggggacacgggttcgagccctggtccgggaagatcccacatgccgcggagcaactaagcccgtgcaccacaactactgagcctgcgctctagagcccgcgagccacagctactgaagcccgcgcgcctagagcccgtgctctgcaacaagagaagccactgcaatgagaagcccgctacaccgcaacgaagagtagcccccgctcactgcaactacagaaagcccgtgcacagcaacaaagacccaatgcagcctaaataaataaataagtttattttaaaaaaaaaaaaaaaagctcgttctcaggccctggaaggggtcccccttctgGCAACAGATGAACTATTGATCAATTTTTCACTGACAGGCCCCTGTCAGCCACGGCGCCTTCATGACAGCCTCTCACCCTCGCTCACTCTGCTCCTGTCCTCtcggcttctctctctctctctctttttttttttgttttttgacagtGCCAAGGTTGTTCCTCCTTCAGAGCTGTGCCCTCTTCCTGGAGTGTTTCCCCCCCCACACCCAGTTCTTCTGGCTAATCCTCCAGGGATCAGATTAAAAGCCCTTCCTGCAGAGAGGCTTTACTTATCCCCCCAAACcaggtcccccctccccccttacaCACTTCCATAGCACCTGGAACTTTGTTTTCCAGGCACTTCCCAGAAATTTTAATCCCATGGTTATGTTGACATGTTTATGTTGAGACTGTATGATCAGAAAAGGCAGAAACCTGGGGTCCTGTTGCTTTTTCCTCCGAATCTAACACATTGCCTGgcactcaatatttgttgaagaactgAATGTTTGGGAGCTGCCATCCTTGCAATGGTtctgaaaggaaaggagaggtcCATTCCTCTGGCAGGAGCCACCAGGTTGTTTTGTGGCACCTCCTCTCATGTGTCTTCTTCACTTTTTACAGGCGAGGTTCCCACCATGGAGGTTATAGTGCCCCTCCCCCAATAAGCATCTGGAGACAAGACACAAAAACTGTCACTCTGGGAAAATGAAACAATAGGCTCATAAAGAAACAGATGGGACCCATCCTCTGCTAGGCAACCCTCCCTCCGAGAGGGCTTAGGGGTATGGTGTCCCCTTAAGTAACTGAGTGGCTTTCTGAATCCTGTCAGGAGACCACAGCCTCTCACTGCAATCCAGATGATGCAAGCAGATCCTCAAAGAGGTGGGTGGCCTCAGCaatggccattacctccctgccTGAGGCAATGGTGTAAGAAGGGATGGGCTGCCTGAGACTGTTTTTGTGTTTAACAAACAATTAAATagcgcttactatgtgccaggtcctgCAGATGAAGACATTTAATCGTCATATGGGGCCAATGATATAGATTCtattattatctattattattcatttaacagataaggaccttggggcacagagaggttaagtaacttgtactaggtcacacagctagtaagtggcagagcctggatgtGAACCAGGTAGCTGCGTTACAGAATCCCTGTTTTTAACCCTGAGGCTTTGCTCcctataaaaaggaaaacttgttAAAATGTTGTCAGCTCACCAGGGCTCTGCTTCCCCAAGACCGATTACTGAAACATTTCTAAAGAGAACCAGGGTTACCTAGCAAGGCGCCATAGCTTCCTAGAAATATCCATAGCACATCAATAAAGTTTGGCGGAAAGGGCACAGGATTCAGAAACACAAAACCTGCACTCAGATCCCAGTCATTCTCCTTACTATCTgagtgaccttggtcaagttacttagcctctgtgagcgccagtttcctcatctataaaagggatcatagggcttccctggtggtgcagtggttaagaatccgcctgccaacgcaggagacatgggttcgagccctggtccgggaagatcccacatgccgcggagcaactaagcccgtgcgccacaactactgagcctgcgctctagagcccgagagctacaactactgagcccacgtgccacaactactgaagcccatgtacctagagcccgtgctccacaacaagaaaagccagcGCAACAAGCAGTccaagcaccacaacaaagagtaaccccacctcgttgcaactagagaaaagcccacgcgcagcaacaaagacccaatgcagccaaaaataaataatttttttaaaaaaagggatcataattatatttcatttacaaGGCACCCGGCAGACATCAGCCGAAAGTGGCTACTTCTTCCCATCAAAAACTTAGTACATCCGCCCTGCTCACAGCACAGTCCTCAGGCCTGTAATTTGGTTTCTGGAGCAGACCTGCACCCAGGATGGACCGTCCTAAGCCAATTACCAATGCCATTTATCCTCCtggtataaatgaataaaacGGCATCTGCTTTATAAACCTGCCTCTGGTGATTAAGTTAGGATGAGACATCACTCCCAGAGTCTAATCACCTCTGAGGAACAGATACAATTGGGTTTCTGGACCTGCAAAACACAGGACAGACCCTGGACAGTAGTGACCCCTgccgcccagcaacaaagactaGGAGGAgagaggcaaaaaacaaaaaaaaaacaaaaacctatccTTAGAGTTATGGGATTGTTACGAAAGTCTCTGCACCCTTAGATTCCCCTCCAAGCCTTCCCCAGCCTGCggcttctctctcccccttccttatGACCCATTCCCACTAAAAGCCAGACTGCCCAAATCAGAAACAGAGCCAAGAAGAGGATTCACGGTCATGCAGGAAGAAGCAGTTTCCTTCTGGGCAGGAGCAAGAGTGAACGAGGAGGATGGGGGCCGGCAGCCTGGGATCCTAGGGCTGTTACCTTGAGCAAGTTGAATAGCAGGGGCAGGGCCCGCAGGGGCAGCAGCTTGGCCATGATGCCCAGGACCAGGCTGACATCCTCCCCGACACGGCTCATGAGCTCGGCCACTTCCTTGCCCACTCGCTGCAGAGTCGTCTTCCGCAAACCCAGCACAATGTAGAGGGCAGCCAGGTATTCCTGCATGGCGGGCACAGTGAACACGAAGGTACCCAGGTGCCCTGGCTCAACGCACGGGGCCAGAAAAAACCTCAGGGCATCCCGGCGGAACACATGCAGCAGCTGAAACTCCTCTTCCGTCTGGATGCCAGCTTCCAGGCAGCCACGGACATCCTCTTCAGAGAAGTACGTCTTGCGGGAAGACACCCCCTCGTAGGCCAACTTGCCCATGGTTCGGGCTGCATAGGCCATCAGGGACAACTTGGAGGGGTCAGTGCTGTCCAGCATCTCCCCACTGAAGTTTAGATGCAGGAAGCTGGTGTAGATGCTCGTGAGGGTCTGGCCAGCTGGTGTGGGAGCGTGCAGGAAGTGCAGGGTGGCACAGACAAGCCAGCAATAGGAGGGCAGGAAGCAGGCAGTGGCGATCTGGTGGTGCCCCTCCAGGTTCCGGGAGAGCATCTGCACCAGGTGGTCACGCTGAGCCGGCGTGGCTGAGAACCCCCCAGCTCCGTGCCCGCAGTCTGGCTGTTTGAAGCGGAGCTGGAAGTAGAGCTTCTGTAGGTTGGTATCGGAGAAGCCACAGATCTCGCCATAGCGGTCCACATACTTGCTGGGGATGCGGCCAATGGCAGAGGGCCGGGTGGTCACCAGAATGCTGGCCTGGGAAGAGCATGGTTGAGAGTTAAGAAAGAcccttgtgggcttccctggtggctcagtggttaagaatccgcctgccaatgcaggggacacgggttcgagccctggtccgggaagatctctcatgctgcggagcaagtaagcccgtgagtcacaactactgagcctgcgctctagagcctgcgagccacaactactgagcccacgtgccgcaactactgaagcccgcgcgcctagagcccgttctctgcaacaagagaggccaccgcaatgagaagcccgcgcaccgcaacgaagagtagcccccactcgccgcaacttgagaaacccgtgtacagcaacgaagacccaacgcagccaaaaataaataagataaacaaatttataaaaaagaaaaaaaagacccttGTGTCCTGATTGCCTCACTTGCCAGGGCGTCCCTGAAGACTGAGTGTTCAAGGATGAAGATAATGACGACCACAGTAGTTATAACTCACACTTACTGAACACCCACTATGATCCAGGGCgctgtgctaagcacttcataGGCAGTATCTCGTTTGTTCAGTACAACtcaaggagagaaggaaacagaagcctgGAGAAGTTACTGACTTGCTCAGTCCCACGGCTTGGAAGTggagaggcaggatttgaactaaCCCAGAGCCTACGTTCCTACCCATTAAGCATGCGGACTCAGGACACGAAAATCCTGAGGGGGCAAATTGGGGACAGTGGAGGCACAGCAGGGTGCACTCACCTCGGGCAACATGTATTTGCGTAGCAGGTTGACGATGATGGCAGCTGGAGCCTCTGACTCCTCCGGGTCACTGCAAAGCCCTGTGCCTGCCAACCGGAAATCAAGGTTGAGGTGCTCCAAGCCGTGGAGCACAAAGAGCAGGCAGGAACCAGCAGCGGCCATCAGAGGCAGAATCTCCTTCAGGGGTGTGTAGCGCTGGGCCACAAGTTGGCACAAGGAGGCCGGCGCAGGGCCCAGGGATGACAGGTCCTCGCAGGAGAAGGGGATCAGCAGCTTGAAGGCTGGCAGCTGCCCGTAACACCAGTCCAGGACCATCTTGCGCACCAGCGTGCTCTTGCCTGTGCCCACTGTCCCGTAGAGCACCACCGTCCGCACGCGGCGCCCACAGGCATCTGGGTCAAAGAGCTGAGACAGGGCCAGTGGGGGGAGCCCAGCAGAGGGTGGCTGATGCTCCAGGGCCAGCTCAGCCAGTGGGCGAAGCAGCTCATCAGGGGTGCTCTCGCGGATCACAGGGTCTACGTGGACCGTGTCTAGTGCAAAGGTTGGGCCGAACTGGCGCTCTTCCCTGGGCAGCCGGCTGAACCACTCGGCCAGGTTCTGGCGGTGCCGCTGGATAGCTTCTGGATGGGAAGGCAAAGGGAATATGTCAGGGAGAGGGGCTGAGAAATGCAGGAGCTTAAGGAGGTGGTAGGGTCAGGCTGCAGGGTCAAGACACAGCACCAGGAGATGCCAGGACCCACAGTGGTGCTGGACACACAGGACTCCCTCAGACTGTCCAGAAAGTTTGGACCCCTGTGGCAGAAAGTGGGAAGCCATGGAACGAGTGAGGGTGAGTCTGGGCGGACTGGCTGTATGATTATCCATGTGTGATCTTCACCTGACCGCTAGAGGCAGTGTGTTGAAGGTAGGGATGTTATATCCCTCCCAGTGCTTTCTACATCGTAAGTGTGCACTGCATGAATGTTGCAGGAAGGGATACATGCGCAGATGGATAATGGGGCCAGGGAGAGTGGGTCCACTAATGGCTGATTGTAATGGATCCTCTATACCTCCTTCCTGCTTGTTTCTCTCTCCAAGCCCTTCTTCCCCACGTTCCCTGAACCCACCCCCACACTGGGAGCCCAGCAGCCCCTCTCCTCAGGCTGACTgaggagtcagtccctttaccaGCTGCAGCGATGCCCTGGAACAACTGTCCGTGCCTCCCTGATGGGGGACCACTGCCCGCTGAGCTTCCGTGATGGCGTATAAAGGCCCTGTGAGCAAGGAAAAGGGATGAGCTGGGGCTTGGCTACTGGGCTCAGGCTCTGCACAGGCTCAGAGTCCAGGCCTGCCTGGACTGATGAACTGCTGGCTTCCTGAGATCCAGGCCTGACTCTGGACAACCAAGTCCAGAGCCTCATCTGACTCTCATACCCTTCCCAGGGCCTGAGGTCTTGCCCCTACCCCTCCAGTCCCCCACTGCTGACTGCCTGCCTGGAACTCAGACTGACCACTGCCAGACTCCACCCACTTCCCACCGGTCCTCCCTCTGGCTGACCACTGTGACTTGTACTCTGGATGATATAAGCTAACTTCCGCTTAGGCCTGGTAGCTGAGTCTGTACCCTCTCCAGCCCCGGAAAACCAACTCTCCCCAGGAGATCAAGCTCTCTCCAAGTCCTGACCCTTCCCAGGCTACTCTGCTGTGCccagatgtgtcctaaggtatgACACTGAGGCCTCACCTCGGGGGCCCAAGGGGGCGCTCCCCTTTAAGGGGCCAACTCCAGTGGATCAGGAAGGGGATCCGTTCATCtacagagagaaagcagaaggaagaaacagCATCCAGAATTCACCCACATTAGCTCAACAATACACAGACCCCACATCTACATCAAAGCCCCATCATTTGCTCTCATAGCATCATGTACTGCCCCTTTGTAGCAGTCattatgaaattttatatttcatcctgtaattatttgattaatattcATTCACACACTCACCCCCATtcctccatgagagcagggatcaCATCTGTTTCGGTTCACAAGTACCTACTTAGAACTTAGCATGGGGTCTGGCAcgtagcaggcactcaataaatactcattgaATGCAAAATGAAATCAGACAAGTGTTCCTGGACTTATGTAGCTACAGGGACACTCAAAGATCATCTAGTCTGACTCCCTTAGTTTAGGATGGGAAAAAGGAAGCTCAGGGAGGTAcggtgacttgtccaaggccaacAGCTAGTAAATCACGGAGCTGGGACTAGCATGCCTGGTGTCTGGATCCCTTCTCTCTTGGAGGTGCCAT
Protein-coding regions in this window:
- the NLRX1 gene encoding NLR family member X1 isoform X2 yields the protein MRWGCHLPRASWGPGLGRVLQPADERIPFLIHWSWPLKGERPLGPPRAFIRHHGSSAGSGPPSGRHGQLFQGIAAAEAIQRHRQNLAEWFSRLPREERQFGPTFALDTVHVDPVIRESTPDELLRPLAELALEHQPPSAGLPPLALSQLFDPDACGRRVRTVVLYGTVGTGKSTLVRKMVLDWCYGQLPAFKLLIPFSCEDLSSLGPAPASLCQLVAQRYTPLKEILPLMAAAGSCLLFVLHGLEHLNLDFRLAGTGLCSDPEESEAPAAIIVNLLRKYMLPEASILVTTRPSAIGRIPSKYVDRYGEICGFSDTNLQKLYFQLRFKQPDCGHGAGGFSATPAQRDHLVQMLSRNLEGHHQIATACFLPSYCWLVCATLHFLHAPTPAGQTLTSIYTSFLHLNFSGEMLDSTDPSKLSLMAYAARTMGKLAYEGVSSRKTYFSEEDVRGCLEAGIQTEEEFQLLHVFRRDALRFFLAPCVEPGHLGTFVFTVPAMQEYLAALYIVLGLRKTTLQRVGKEVAELMSRVGEDVSLVLGIMAKLLPLRALPLLFNLLKVVPRVFGRVVGKSRETVAQAMVLEMFREEDYYNDDVLDQMGASILGVEGPRCRSDEPTEDEVFELFPMFMGGLLSAHNRVVLAQLGCPIKTLDALENAQAIKKKLGKLGRQVLPPSELLDHLFFHYEFQNQRFSAEVLSSLRQLNLAGVRMTPLKCMVVAAVLGSGRHALDEVNFASCQLDPAGLRTLRPVFLRARKLGLQLNSLGPEACKDLRDLLLHDQCQVTTLRLSNNPLTAAGVALLVEGLAGNTSLKHLSLLHTGLGDEGLELLAAQLDRNQQLQELNVAYNGAGDTAALALAKAAREHPSLELLHLYFNELSSECRQALRDLGSTTEGGARVVVSLTEGTAVSEYWSVILGEVQRNLNSWDRGRVRRHLELLLRDLEDNRGATLNPWRKAQLLRVEGEMFLGH
- the NLRX1 gene encoding NLR family member X1 isoform X1, coding for MRWGCHLPRASWGPGLGRVLQPADERIPFLIHWSWPLKGERPLGPPRAFIRHHGSSAGSGPPSGRHGQLFQGIAAAEAIQRHRQNLAEWFSRLPREERQFGPTFALDTVHVDPVIRESTPDELLRPLAELALEHQPPSAGLPPLALSQLFDPDACGRRVRTVVLYGTVGTGKSTLVRKMVLDWCYGQLPAFKLLIPFSCEDLSSLGPAPASLCQLVAQRYTPLKEILPLMAAAGSCLLFVLHGLEHLNLDFRLAGTGLCSDPEESEAPAAIIVNLLRKYMLPEASILVTTRPSAIGRIPSKYVDRYGEICGFSDTNLQKLYFQLRFKQPDCGHGAGGFSATPAQRDHLVQMLSRNLEGHHQIATACFLPSYCWLVCATLHFLHAPTPAGQTLTSIYTSFLHLNFSGEMLDSTDPSKLSLMAYAARTMGKLAYEGVSSRKTYFSEEDVRGCLEAGIQTEEEFQLLHVFRRDALRFFLAPCVEPGHLGTFVFTVPAMQEYLAALYIVLGLRKTTLQRVGKEVAELMSRVGEDVSLVLGIMAKLLPLRALPLLFNLLKVVPRVFGRVVGKSRETVAQAMVLEMFREEDYYNDDVLDQMGASILGVEGPRCRSDEPTEDEVFELFPMFMGGLLSAHNRVVLAQLGCPIKTLDALENAQAIKKKLGKLGRQVLPPSELLDHLFFHYEFQNQRFSAEVLSSLRQLNLAGVRMTPLKCMVVAAVLGSGRHALDEVNFASCQLDPAGLRTLRPVFLRARKLGLQLNSLGPEACKDLRDLLLHDQCQVTTLRLSNNPLTAAGVALLVEGLAGNTSLKHLSLLHTGLGDEGLELLAAQLDRNQQLQELNVAYNGAGDTAALALAKAAREHPSLELLHLYFNELSSECRQALRDLGSTTEGGARVVVSLTEGTAVSEYWSVILGEVQRNLNSWDRGRVRRHLELLLRDLEDNRGATLNPWRKAQLLRVEGEVRALLEQLGGPGS